Proteins from a genomic interval of Anatilimnocola floriformis:
- a CDS encoding signal peptidase II has product MPTNRYVAFLSLAIVGFAVDWITKQIMFSWLGLPQQDKYFWIVEGYVGFQTAVNRGALFGMGEGYWWVFSLLSVVAAVGIIIWLFYYRAAHDWLLTVALGSVMSGIFGNLYDRLGLWDASGLPPEFEHGVRDWILFRYQQYTWPNFNIADCMLVCGACLLVLHAWRGPQVEQKRSAA; this is encoded by the coding sequence GTGCCGACCAATCGGTACGTCGCCTTCTTGAGCCTGGCCATCGTCGGCTTTGCCGTCGATTGGATCACCAAGCAAATCATGTTTTCCTGGCTCGGCTTGCCGCAGCAGGATAAATATTTCTGGATCGTCGAAGGCTACGTCGGCTTTCAAACCGCGGTCAATCGCGGCGCCCTCTTCGGCATGGGCGAAGGCTACTGGTGGGTGTTCTCGCTGCTTTCGGTCGTCGCCGCTGTCGGCATCATCATCTGGCTGTTCTACTATCGCGCGGCCCACGATTGGCTGCTGACAGTGGCCCTCGGCTCGGTGATGTCGGGCATCTTCGGCAACCTCTACGACCGCCTCGGCCTGTGGGATGCGAGTGGCTTGCCGCCGGAATTCGAGCACGGTGTGCGCGACTGGATTCTCTTTCGTTACCAGCAATACACTTGGCCGAATTTCAACATCGCCGATTGCATGCTGGTGTGCGGCGCGTGCTTGCTCGTGTTGCACGCCTGGCGTGGTCCGCAAGTGGAACAAAAACGCTCGGCGGCCTGA
- a CDS encoding TraR/DksA family transcriptional regulator, with translation MKKIEAKEFKTLLLTLRARLRGDVSALADAALGMTRSESSGDLSRMPIHMADMGTDAFEQEFTLSLMEHDGTTLDQIEAALERVEAGLYGVCIECQAKIPKTRLQVLPHTPYCVKCAEKQPTTH, from the coding sequence GTGAAAAAGATCGAGGCCAAAGAGTTCAAGACATTGCTCCTCACCCTCAGGGCCCGGTTGCGTGGCGATGTGTCGGCCCTCGCCGACGCCGCTCTCGGCATGACCCGCAGCGAATCGAGCGGCGATCTCTCCCGCATGCCGATCCACATGGCCGACATGGGGACCGACGCCTTCGAGCAGGAATTTACCCTCAGCTTGATGGAACACGACGGCACGACCCTGGATCAGATCGAAGCTGCTCTTGAGCGAGTCGAAGCTGGTCTCTATGGTGTCTGCATCGAATGTCAGGCCAAGATTCCCAAGACTCGTCTCCAGGTCCTTCCGCATACGCCTTACTGTGTCAAGTGCGCCGAAAAGCAGCCGACGACCCACTAA